Proteins from one Sphaeramia orbicularis chromosome 17, fSphaOr1.1, whole genome shotgun sequence genomic window:
- the cldn1 gene encoding claudin-1 — protein sequence MANAGIQLLGFTLAFLGFIGSIASTIMVEWKASSYAGDNIITAQALYEGLWRSCASQSTGQIQCKVYDSLLQLPAIVQGTRGLMLSAILLSFIAIMVAVVGMRCTTCLADEPTQKDKVALAGGVLFIIGGLFALVGTSWYAQRVAQEFYDPFTPTNSRFEFGSALYVGWGAACLTIIGGSFLCCNCSNQGSGKSPRYPPSRSAGQPGRDYV from the exons ATGGCCAACGCAGGAATCCAGCTCCTGGGCTTCACACTGGCCTTCCTGGGCTTCATCGGATCCATAGCGTCCACGATCATGGTGGAATGGAAAGCTTCGTCTTATGCAGGAGACAACATTATAACAGCTCAGGCTCTTTATGAGGGTCTGTGGAGGAGCTGTGCATCTCAGAGCACAGGCCAAATCCAGTGTAAAGTCTACGATTCCCTCCTTCAGCTCCCAG CGATTGTTCAGGGAACCCGAGGCCTGATGCTGTCCGCCATCCTGCTGTCATTCATCGCCATCATGGTGGCGGTGGTGGGCATGCGGTGCACCACCTGTTTGGCCGACGAGCCGACGCAGAAGGACAAAGTGGCTCTGGCCGGAGGAGTTCTCTTTATTATCGGCG GTCTTTTTGCTCTGGTGGGAACGTCTTGGTATGCCCAAAGAGTAGCACAGGAATTCTACGACCCCTTTACTCCGACTAACTCAAG GTTTGAGTTTGGAAGTGCCTTATATGTGGGATGGGGAGCCGCCTGCCTCACTATTATAGGAGGAAGCTTCCTCTGCTGCAACTGCTCCAATCAGGGCTCAGGGAAATCTCCACGTTACCCACCGTCCCGCTCTGCAGGACAACCAGGCCGGGATTACGTCTAG